The following proteins are co-located in the Rhodococcus opacus B4 genome:
- a CDS encoding MFS transporter, which yields MANAPAKDRSRLLLAAATAGSIVESFDWLIYTVLAPYFAHAIFPGDDPVASLLASYLVFAIGFLIRPIGAVIMGHIIDRQGRKFGLVVSVSMISVGALVIALTPSYDTIGVWAAVIVVHARLVQGLSMSGEQAAVGTYLLETAPRDRRFLFGAVASASSYVGQMLATACLAILLGIYGVEGLESGGWRAGFLVCAAMGLIALWIRGAAQRARSSPNK from the coding sequence ATGGCTAACGCCCCAGCAAAGGATCGGTCGCGGCTCCTCCTCGCAGCCGCCACGGCAGGCAGCATCGTCGAAAGCTTCGATTGGCTGATCTACACAGTCCTCGCACCCTACTTCGCACATGCAATATTTCCCGGTGACGACCCTGTGGCGAGCCTGCTGGCCTCCTACCTCGTTTTTGCGATCGGCTTCCTGATCCGGCCGATCGGTGCGGTGATCATGGGCCACATCATCGACCGACAGGGCCGCAAGTTCGGGCTGGTCGTCTCGGTGTCCATGATCTCCGTCGGTGCCCTTGTCATCGCGCTGACACCCAGCTACGACACTATCGGTGTGTGGGCAGCGGTCATCGTCGTCCACGCCCGGCTCGTTCAGGGCCTGTCGATGAGTGGTGAGCAAGCCGCAGTCGGAACGTACCTTCTCGAGACGGCACCCCGGGATCGACGGTTCCTCTTCGGCGCGGTTGCCAGCGCCTCGAGCTACGTCGGGCAAATGCTGGCGACTGCGTGTCTGGCGATCCTGCTGGGAATCTACGGCGTCGAGGGACTCGAGTCCGGCGGCTGGCGTGCGGGCTTCCTCGTCTGCGCCGCAATGGGACTGATCGCGCTGTGGATTCGTGGTGCCGCGCAGAGAGCGAGATCTTCACCGAACAAGTGA
- a CDS encoding amidase — protein sequence MLDVGSDGGGSTRLPAAFSGVVGVHPTRGLVPHVDYRQPKFRLTSTNGPLARDVRDAALVMQVLAGPDARDYICIQNEPADLLATLDAGVGGMRLAWTDNYGYAATHASPESGRVVAAVREMAFKLRSLGAGVETTDQVWEPSNRGGGPAPGEPSVYEIEVGNNPPPLPPVDSRLYREALEWRARNGNVFRDLFREYDLLLSVTSQSIAPTVEQWDEAWTTRPEKMAADYTPHTVLCNILGLPAVSVPCGFVDGMPVGLQIVGPPSSEDRIFRLASAFQRAFPVTERPSVG from the coding sequence ATGCTCGATGTTGGCAGCGACGGTGGCGGATCCACACGCCTGCCGGCGGCGTTCTCCGGCGTCGTAGGGGTGCATCCGACGCGCGGCCTCGTGCCCCACGTCGACTACCGGCAGCCGAAGTTCCGGCTCACTTCGACAAACGGGCCGCTGGCCCGGGACGTCCGAGACGCCGCGTTGGTGATGCAGGTACTCGCTGGGCCGGACGCCCGCGACTACATCTGCATCCAGAACGAGCCGGCTGATCTCCTCGCCACGCTGGATGCCGGTGTCGGGGGCATGCGCCTGGCCTGGACCGACAACTACGGATACGCGGCCACGCACGCATCGCCGGAGAGCGGAAGAGTTGTCGCAGCAGTTCGCGAGATGGCCTTCAAACTACGGTCTCTGGGCGCAGGCGTCGAGACGACCGATCAAGTCTGGGAACCGAGCAACCGCGGCGGTGGGCCGGCCCCCGGCGAACCGTCGGTATACGAGATCGAGGTCGGCAACAATCCTCCACCCTTGCCGCCGGTCGATTCACGGCTCTATCGCGAAGCGCTCGAATGGCGCGCGCGCAACGGGAATGTGTTTCGGGATCTATTCCGTGAGTACGACCTTCTGTTGTCGGTGACGAGTCAGTCGATCGCACCGACCGTGGAGCAGTGGGACGAAGCATGGACCACCCGGCCGGAGAAGATGGCCGCGGACTACACGCCACACACCGTCTTGTGCAACATCCTCGGTCTGCCGGCGGTGTCCGTGCCCTGTGGATTCGTGGACGGGATGCCAGTGGGCCTGCAGATCGTCGGTCCCCCGAGCAGCGAAGATCGCATCTTCCGACTCGCCTCTGCCTTCCAACGCGCGTTCCCCGTCACCGAGCGGCCTTCGGTTGGTTAG
- a CDS encoding TetR/AcrR family transcriptional regulator produces MHPYDAGERRRQACGSATVAANIEHVALEMFTERGYSEVTVDEIGTRVGCSLRTVTRYFPNKEDLLLDFHRRKNQVVLDEFARLEPSPDPASVIWAVWMALTLNTQSGLDGYLLWKKAAATAPEVMDRANGERRRSVQLALTAFISASLGIDPDADMRPQLMAATLEAANSALVNFWVARGGVEDLYSMYQDAAQSISELSVSILDAEAFSAIEARR; encoded by the coding sequence ATGCACCCCTACGACGCCGGAGAACGCCGCCGGCAGGCGTGTGGATCCGCCACCGTCGCTGCCAACATCGAGCATGTTGCGTTGGAAATGTTCACCGAGCGTGGATACTCCGAAGTGACCGTCGACGAGATCGGCACTCGGGTGGGGTGCTCGCTCCGTACGGTGACCCGCTACTTCCCGAACAAGGAAGACTTGCTTCTCGACTTCCACCGCCGAAAGAATCAGGTGGTCCTCGACGAGTTCGCGCGTCTCGAGCCGTCGCCCGATCCTGCCTCGGTGATCTGGGCAGTGTGGATGGCTCTGACTTTGAACACGCAGTCGGGTTTGGATGGATACCTGCTCTGGAAAAAGGCTGCCGCCACAGCCCCTGAGGTGATGGACAGGGCAAACGGCGAGCGTCGTCGGAGTGTCCAGTTGGCACTGACTGCCTTCATTTCAGCCTCATTGGGTATCGATCCGGACGCCGACATGCGTCCTCAACTCATGGCTGCAACACTCGAGGCGGCCAACTCTGCTCTGGTGAACTTTTGGGTTGCGCGCGGTGGAGTCGAGGATCTGTATTCGATGTATCAAGATGCTGCCCAGTCGATTTCAGAACTGTCCGTCAGCATCCTCGATGCGGAGGCGTTCTCGGCGATCGAAGCCCGGCGGTGA